The genomic region CATGGGTCACAACTCTTGGATATTTATTCTTGGTTTAGTACATTGTTTTGAAACATTTGAACAACGAataatcttatgcttccgctgaacgtttaCTTTGGTATTAACTTATAACTTGGATTTATATTATGAAATGAATCGggtgttttatttaaatatttactattagttcaatgtgattggtggcttcgATCCTGGTACGTCAGACGTCATGtggtgtttccgcatgtggtactttgggggtgtgacagtttggtatcagagccactggttatagtgaactaggttttaaaacgtttttataaaaccagactataaccgaacagcttcaaaatcgaccatgacactcagctccagattgcaaggctCGTCTCTCGTTTACTTATTGCATAGCATATCTAGGGTACACTAATGCATGATGTTGCACGTGATTGCACACTTAGCACAACAGACTAAATTCACGTGTATTTGCCTAAGTTATGTGGTTGATAGAGTCACAGTGTGATATCTCGCTAGACTTTCGTGGTTTACGTTTTGTGGTGTCTTGTGTCTTGCTACTCGTATTTGAGGAACCTTTTAGCATAAGTTGGGGgagctgagataaacatgcaaatcgccttgttattatgggtgcacacagaATAATAATgaggggtgcatgtgagtcccagtgccTTAACGAGTGTGAAAAGGGTTCCGCTCTGTTGATTGATGTAAACTTGTGAGCTTTGACTCCTACCTTATCTCGACTTTTACCCTGTCCTCTTtccttatatagaatcatgagcggacGAGGACATGGGTGTGGTCACATCGCGATGACTCAGGCCGAACTGACAAATCTGATAAACACCCGTGTAgctgaggctttggcagcctaccaagctggtacGAAATGTGCCAAATACTCTCTATTCTTGTGTCGCGTACACAACTCTTACCCGTGTGCTATATCTTTCATTTTCGTTTATTAGGTCAGCAagcgaatcagaatcagaacaatCCGCCTGCTTGCACGTTTAAGACatttatggattgtaagccacagaccttcagtgggactgaaggggctgtggggctACTttgatggttcgagaaagctgagttagtgttcgctatgtgtaactgtcccgtgggggaccgAGTGAATTATGCTACTGGCACATTagaggatggtgccctgacctTGTGGAATGCCCAAGGGCAGATGTTGGGTATTGAAATGGATAATGCAACCACTTGGGATGACTTCAAGGAGTTGATGcaggaggagtattgtcctcgtgatgagatccAGAAACTTGAGAACGAATACTACAATCTGAAGATGgaggggtctgaaattgaagcgtTCACAAAGAGGTCACATGAGCTAGCAAACATGTGTCGTAACTTGTCTCGACCCCCACCTCGAAGAATTGAGTTGTACATCAAAGGCCTGGCACCAGCAGTAAAGAGTATGGTCACTGCTGCAAACCTTAACAATCTGCCTCAGATTATTCGTTTAGCACACAAGATTACTGACCAGGAGGTTGAGCGTGGATCGCTACCGCCCCGTATTTCTGCTACTACTTCTgctgctacagctaccacacctgctagtgataaCAAACGTAAATGGAACGATGctgacaaagcaaccagtgcaAGTCAATCTCAGAAAAGGACTGACAACAGCAATAACCGTAGTTTCAGTCAGTCGTCCTCAGTTAACCAAGGCCAGGGCAGCAATCAGAGTCAAGGCTCCTCTGTTGGTAGGAAgccaaagtgcaacaagtgtgggTATCATCATCATGGGCCGTGTGTCCGAGCTTGCCACCGATGTGATAAGGTGGGTCATATGGCAAAAGACTATAGAGCTCTGTACTCGAAGCAGCAGTAGCATAACCagcagcagaatcagcagcatcAACAACAGCAAAAGCAGCAGCCCCATCAGAACCAAGGCTTTAAGAAGGGGTGTTACCAGTGTGGGTATGAGGGTCATATTaaacgggattgccctcagctgaatcagaatGCCAACGATAACAATAACCgtcaaaacaacaacaacaatgttgggaacaacaataatggcaacaaTGGGGGCAATGGAGCTCATGGAAGGGTATTTACGATTGGTGCTGGTGATGCTAGGAACGACGGCAATgtcgtgactggtacgttttctgAGAACAACCTCTTTGCTTCTatattatttgattccggtgccgattggagttatgtgtccctagagtttagtcagcgATTAGGGTTAGCTCCAACACCCTTAGAAgctaagcatgtagtagaattagtcGATGGTAAAACAATTGAAGCTTCGCATGTCCTTTTTGGGTGTAAGTTAGATCTTATGGGTCAActgtttgacattgacctccttcATGTTATCCTCGGTAGTTTTGATGTGgtggttggtatggattggttgtctaagcatcaagctgagattctatgtaaggagaagatcgtacGTATTCCTCTCCCCAGTGGAGAGTCTTTATcggttcaagggcatcgtagtggggtgatggttggtattatctcagcTATGCAAGCGCATAAGtgtctacaaaaggggtatccttctattctagcacttgttactgatactCAGTCTGAAGAAAGAAAGATCGAAGATCTGCCAGTTGTTCGTGAATTTCCTaatgtatttcctgaggaactacctggtttacctcctcacccTCAAGTGGAATTTCAGATGCTCCTTATCGTTTAACACCTGGAGAGTTGCAGGAGTTGTCTAACCAACTGCAAGGGTTGCatgagtcttcagcatatctttgaccagaaggaattgaatatgcgacagcgtcacTGGGTAGAACTCTTAAACGATTACGattgtgccatcaagtatcacccaggtaaGGCTAACGTTGTAGCTGATGCACTCAGTCGGAAGGAATCGAAACCCAAACGTGTCCGCGCCTTACAGCTCACGATGCATTCTAGTTTGCTAGATCAGATCCGCTCTGCACAAACCGAAGCGTTGAAAGAGGAAAACATTGAAGCAGAGTACTTGAGGGGCATGGAAAAACGACTTGTAGAGAGATCGGATGGTATTctctacttcatggaacgaatatggatcCCTTTGTGTGGAAatcttagagaacttgtgatggacgaagcgcataagtctcgatactctgttcaCCTAGATTCAGATAAGATATATCAGGACCTCAAAgtcatgtattggtggccgaagatgaaagctcacatcgcgaCGTATGTGAGTAAATGTTTGACGTGTTCAAAggtcaaggtggaatatcagaaaccgtctagATTGCTacaacaaccagaaatacccatgtggaaatgggagtaGATTGCCATGGATTTCATCACAGATCTGCCGAGAACTTAACacggaaacgataccatctgggtgatcattgatcgtctcacgaagtcagcacattttctagcaatcagggaaacggataagttctcacaACCTACAGTAGTTTATctgaaggaagtggtttctaggcacggagtgccaacttctattatctctgatcgtgaccCGCGTTTCATTTCGGATTTGTGGCAGTCGATGCACAAATCATTCGGCTCGAGTCTTGACATGAGCACTACTTATCACCCgtagacggatggtcaaagtgag from Helianthus annuus cultivar XRQ/B chromosome 10, HanXRQr2.0-SUNRISE, whole genome shotgun sequence harbors:
- the LOC110870530 gene encoding uncharacterized protein LOC110870530, with amino-acid sequence MRQRHWVELLNDYDCAIKYHPGKANVVADALSRKESKPKRVRALQLTMHSSLLDQIRSAQTEALKEENIEAEYLRGMEKRLVERSDDSDKIYQDLKVMYWWPKMKAHIATYVSKCLTCSKVKVEYQKPSRLLQQPEIPMWKWE